One part of the Phragmites australis chromosome 3, lpPhrAust1.1, whole genome shotgun sequence genome encodes these proteins:
- the LOC133911791 gene encoding probable mitochondrial adenine nucleotide transporter BTL3, producing the protein MPWLEMWLPPAAGEGAAAGLFLDGGDAAAHGAFLAAMPGCSVSFGACRRRRGRGIPQGFLSLTMSVKGGRGLVRGPVGLLTGAEEKGGAEEAESLVAGRSAAAEVVEAAEGKVAVLQEKEKGARAGAGAMNTTKHLWAGAVAAMVSRTVVAPLERLKLEYIVRGEQRNLFELIHVIATTQGLKGFWKGNFVNILRTAPFKAVNFYAYDTYRKQLHKWSGNEETTNFERFIAGAFAGVTATILCIPMDTIRTRMVAPGGEAFGGVIGVARHMIQTEGFFSLYKGLVPSLISMAPSGAVFYGVYDIMKMSYLHSPEGKRRASMMKQQSQEANALDQLELGSVRTLLYGAIAGCCAEAATYPFEVVRRQLQMQVKATRMNAFATCLKIVDQGGVPALYAGLIPSLLQVLPSASISYFVYELMKIVLKVE; encoded by the exons ATGCCGTGGCTGGAGATGTGGCTGCCTCCAGCGGCCGgcgagggcgcggcggcggggctgttcctcgacggcggcgacgcggcggcgcacggcgcATTTCTAGCGGCGATGCCTGGCTGCTCGGTGTCGTTCGGGGCCtgtcgccggcggcgggggagggggaTACCCCAGGGGTTCCTGTCACTGACGATGTCAGTGAAGGGGGGCAGGGGGCTCGTGCGGGGACCGGTGGGACTGCTCACGGGCGCGGAGGAGAAGGGCGGGGCGGAGGAGGCTGAGTCGCTGGTCGCGGGGAGAAGCGCCGcggcggaggtggtggaggcggcggaggggaaGGTGGCGGTGCTgcaggagaaggagaagggggctCGTGCTGGAGCTGGTGCGATGAACACGACGAAGCATCTCTGGGCTGGAGCAGTCGCTGCCATGGTCTCAAG AACAGTTGTTGCTCCTCTTGAGAGGCTAAAGTTGGAGTATATTGTTCGTGGTGAGCAAAGAAATCTATTTGAGCTTATCCATGTTATTGCAACGACACAAGGTTTGAAAGGATTTTGGAAAGGGAATTTCGTCAACATCCTCCGTACTGCTCCATTCAAGGCAGTCAACTTCTATGCATATGACACTTATAGAAAGCAACTTCACAAATGGTCTGGTAATGAAGAAACTACAAACTTTGAGAGATTTATTGCTGGTGCCTTCGCTGGCGTTACAGCAACGATATTGTGCATACCAATGGATACG ATTAGGACAAGAATGGTAGCTCCTGGTGGTGAAGCTTTTGGTGGGGTTATTGGTGTTGCCCGCCACATGATACAGACTGAAGGATTTTTCTCACTGTACAAGGGATTAGTACCTTCTCTTATCAGCATGGCACCCTCAGGTGCTGTATTTTATGGAGTGTATGACATAATGAAGATGTCTTATCTGCATTCCCCTGAAGGAAAGAGGAGGGCATCGATGATGAAGCAACAAAGTCAAGAGGCAAATGCATTAGATCAACTTGAGTTGGGTAGTGTTAGGACCTTACTCTATGGGGCCATTGCTGGTTGCTGTGCTGAAGCAGCTACATACCCATTTGAAGTAGTTCGGAGGCAGCTACAGATGCAAGTGAAAGCAACAAGGATGAATGCTTTCGCGACATGCCTTAAAATTGTTGATCAAGGTGGAGTACCAGCACTCTATGCTGGTCTGATCCCCAGCTTGCTACAG gTCCTGCCATCGGCGTCAATCAGCTATTTTGTTTACGAGTTAATGAAGATAGTTCTGAAAGTGGAGTGA